A single genomic interval of Larimichthys crocea isolate SSNF unplaced genomic scaffold, L_crocea_2.0 scaffold196, whole genome shotgun sequence harbors:
- the gtdc1 gene encoding tRNA-queuosine alpha-mannosyltransferase isoform X1, whose translation MFSHSDFMSLLQQEVKLTVLKHPSADNDINVTSPPGVLLLEAFYGGSHKQLIDLLTENIDGCSVFTLPAKKWHWRARTAALHFSQTVPTCPSYRVLFSSSVLNLCELVALRPDLARLKKVLYFHENQLVYPVRKEQERDFQYGYNQVLSCLVADVVVFNSVFNMESFLSSISTFMKKIPDHRPKDLDLLIRPKCVVLYYPVQFPDVSRMLPDHKLVRSPGETSDNITTPQDELPWCEQGPYQSTSEPRTDQRPRCEADPENQIRPLHIVWPHRWEHDKNPELFFNTLIKLKEQRLNFHLSVLGETFTDPPEIFSKARRLLDSHILNWGFLSSKQDYVKVLCQADVVVSTAKHEFFGVAMLEAVHCGCYPLCPKALVYPEIFPAAYLYSTPEQLCKRLQALCRRPDITRRHVVKVDTSSFSWASLKERFETLLAAHSP comes from the exons atgtttagtCATTCTGACTTTATGTCTCTGCTCCAACAGGAAGTGAAACTCACTGTGCTGAAACATCCATCTGCAGATAATGACATTAAT GTGACCTCACCGCCCGGCGTTCTTCTTCTGGAGGCGTTTTACGGTGGCTCTCACAAACAACTGATCGACCTGCTGACGGAGAACATTGACGGCTGCTCCGTCTTCACGCTGCCGGCCAAGAAATGGCACTGGAGGGCAAGGACGGCGGCGCTGCACTTCAGCCAGACCGTCCCCACCTGCCCGTCTTACAG ggTTCTGTTCAGCAGCTCGGTCCTCAACCTGTGTGAGCTGGTGGCTCTGAGACCGGACCTGGCTCGTCTGAAGAAGGTTCTGTACTTCCATGAGAACCAGCTGGTTTATCCGGTCCGCAAAGAACAGGAGAGAGACTTCCAGTATGGATACAACCAGGTCCTCTCATG CCTGGTGGCAGATGTCGTGGTGTTTAACTCTGTCTTCAACATGGAGTCCTTCTTGTCCTCCATTTCCACCTTCATGAAGAAGATCCCAGACCACAGACCCAAAGACCTGGACCTGCTGATCCGGCCTAAGTGTGTGGTCCTATACTACCCGGTCCAGTTCCCTGATGTCAGCAG GATGCTACCTGATCACAAACTCGTCCGCAGTCCTGGAGAGACGTCAGATAACATCACTACACCCCAGGACGAGTTGCCATG GTGTGAGCAGGGTCCATATCAGTCCACCTCTGAACCCAGAACAGACCAGAGACCGCGATGTGAGGCGGACCCTGAAAACCAGATCAGACCTCTGCACATTGTGTGGCCGCACCGCTG GGAGCATGATAAGAATCCTGAGCTGTTCTTCAACACTCTGATCAAACTGAAGGAACAACGCCTCAACTTTCACCTGTCGGTGCTCGGAGAGACGTTCACTGACCCTCCAG AGATCTTCTCCAAGGCTCGTCGTCTGTTGGACTCTCACATCCTGAACTGGGGCTTCCTGTCCAGCAAACAGGACTACGTGAAGGTGCTGTGTCAGGCCGACGTGGTCGTCTCCACCGCCAAGCACGAGTTCTTCGGGGTTGCCAT GTTAGAGGCCGTTCACTGTGGATGTTATCCTCTGTGTCCAAAGGCTCTCGTCTATCCTGAAATCTTCccag CGGCGTACCTGTACTCGACACCTGAGCAGCTCTGTAAACGCCTTCAGGCGCTCTGCAGGAGGCCTGACATCACCCGCAGACACGTTGTCAAG GTCgacacctcctccttctcctgggcatCTCTTAAGGAGCGCTTTGAGACTCTGCTGGCGGCACACAGTCCCTGA
- the gtdc1 gene encoding tRNA-queuosine alpha-mannosyltransferase isoform X2: protein MQSEEVKLTVLKHPSADNDINVTSPPGVLLLEAFYGGSHKQLIDLLTENIDGCSVFTLPAKKWHWRARTAALHFSQTVPTCPSYRVLFSSSVLNLCELVALRPDLARLKKVLYFHENQLVYPVRKEQERDFQYGYNQVLSCLVADVVVFNSVFNMESFLSSISTFMKKIPDHRPKDLDLLIRPKCVVLYYPVQFPDVSRMLPDHKLVRSPGETSDNITTPQDELPWCEQGPYQSTSEPRTDQRPRCEADPENQIRPLHIVWPHRWEHDKNPELFFNTLIKLKEQRLNFHLSVLGETFTDPPEIFSKARRLLDSHILNWGFLSSKQDYVKVLCQADVVVSTAKHEFFGVAMLEAVHCGCYPLCPKALVYPEIFPAAYLYSTPEQLCKRLQALCRRPDITRRHVVKVDTSSFSWASLKERFETLLAAHSP from the exons ATGCAGTCAGAG GAAGTGAAACTCACTGTGCTGAAACATCCATCTGCAGATAATGACATTAAT GTGACCTCACCGCCCGGCGTTCTTCTTCTGGAGGCGTTTTACGGTGGCTCTCACAAACAACTGATCGACCTGCTGACGGAGAACATTGACGGCTGCTCCGTCTTCACGCTGCCGGCCAAGAAATGGCACTGGAGGGCAAGGACGGCGGCGCTGCACTTCAGCCAGACCGTCCCCACCTGCCCGTCTTACAG ggTTCTGTTCAGCAGCTCGGTCCTCAACCTGTGTGAGCTGGTGGCTCTGAGACCGGACCTGGCTCGTCTGAAGAAGGTTCTGTACTTCCATGAGAACCAGCTGGTTTATCCGGTCCGCAAAGAACAGGAGAGAGACTTCCAGTATGGATACAACCAGGTCCTCTCATG CCTGGTGGCAGATGTCGTGGTGTTTAACTCTGTCTTCAACATGGAGTCCTTCTTGTCCTCCATTTCCACCTTCATGAAGAAGATCCCAGACCACAGACCCAAAGACCTGGACCTGCTGATCCGGCCTAAGTGTGTGGTCCTATACTACCCGGTCCAGTTCCCTGATGTCAGCAG GATGCTACCTGATCACAAACTCGTCCGCAGTCCTGGAGAGACGTCAGATAACATCACTACACCCCAGGACGAGTTGCCATG GTGTGAGCAGGGTCCATATCAGTCCACCTCTGAACCCAGAACAGACCAGAGACCGCGATGTGAGGCGGACCCTGAAAACCAGATCAGACCTCTGCACATTGTGTGGCCGCACCGCTG GGAGCATGATAAGAATCCTGAGCTGTTCTTCAACACTCTGATCAAACTGAAGGAACAACGCCTCAACTTTCACCTGTCGGTGCTCGGAGAGACGTTCACTGACCCTCCAG AGATCTTCTCCAAGGCTCGTCGTCTGTTGGACTCTCACATCCTGAACTGGGGCTTCCTGTCCAGCAAACAGGACTACGTGAAGGTGCTGTGTCAGGCCGACGTGGTCGTCTCCACCGCCAAGCACGAGTTCTTCGGGGTTGCCAT GTTAGAGGCCGTTCACTGTGGATGTTATCCTCTGTGTCCAAAGGCTCTCGTCTATCCTGAAATCTTCccag CGGCGTACCTGTACTCGACACCTGAGCAGCTCTGTAAACGCCTTCAGGCGCTCTGCAGGAGGCCTGACATCACCCGCAGACACGTTGTCAAG GTCgacacctcctccttctcctgggcatCTCTTAAGGAGCGCTTTGAGACTCTGCTGGCGGCACACAGTCCCTGA
- the gtdc1 gene encoding tRNA-queuosine alpha-mannosyltransferase isoform X3, with amino-acid sequence MQSEVTSPPGVLLLEAFYGGSHKQLIDLLTENIDGCSVFTLPAKKWHWRARTAALHFSQTVPTCPSYRVLFSSSVLNLCELVALRPDLARLKKVLYFHENQLVYPVRKEQERDFQYGYNQVLSCLVADVVVFNSVFNMESFLSSISTFMKKIPDHRPKDLDLLIRPKCVVLYYPVQFPDVSRMLPDHKLVRSPGETSDNITTPQDELPWCEQGPYQSTSEPRTDQRPRCEADPENQIRPLHIVWPHRWEHDKNPELFFNTLIKLKEQRLNFHLSVLGETFTDPPEIFSKARRLLDSHILNWGFLSSKQDYVKVLCQADVVVSTAKHEFFGVAMLEAVHCGCYPLCPKALVYPEIFPAAYLYSTPEQLCKRLQALCRRPDITRRHVVKVDTSSFSWASLKERFETLLAAHSP; translated from the exons ATGCAGTCAGAG GTGACCTCACCGCCCGGCGTTCTTCTTCTGGAGGCGTTTTACGGTGGCTCTCACAAACAACTGATCGACCTGCTGACGGAGAACATTGACGGCTGCTCCGTCTTCACGCTGCCGGCCAAGAAATGGCACTGGAGGGCAAGGACGGCGGCGCTGCACTTCAGCCAGACCGTCCCCACCTGCCCGTCTTACAG ggTTCTGTTCAGCAGCTCGGTCCTCAACCTGTGTGAGCTGGTGGCTCTGAGACCGGACCTGGCTCGTCTGAAGAAGGTTCTGTACTTCCATGAGAACCAGCTGGTTTATCCGGTCCGCAAAGAACAGGAGAGAGACTTCCAGTATGGATACAACCAGGTCCTCTCATG CCTGGTGGCAGATGTCGTGGTGTTTAACTCTGTCTTCAACATGGAGTCCTTCTTGTCCTCCATTTCCACCTTCATGAAGAAGATCCCAGACCACAGACCCAAAGACCTGGACCTGCTGATCCGGCCTAAGTGTGTGGTCCTATACTACCCGGTCCAGTTCCCTGATGTCAGCAG GATGCTACCTGATCACAAACTCGTCCGCAGTCCTGGAGAGACGTCAGATAACATCACTACACCCCAGGACGAGTTGCCATG GTGTGAGCAGGGTCCATATCAGTCCACCTCTGAACCCAGAACAGACCAGAGACCGCGATGTGAGGCGGACCCTGAAAACCAGATCAGACCTCTGCACATTGTGTGGCCGCACCGCTG GGAGCATGATAAGAATCCTGAGCTGTTCTTCAACACTCTGATCAAACTGAAGGAACAACGCCTCAACTTTCACCTGTCGGTGCTCGGAGAGACGTTCACTGACCCTCCAG AGATCTTCTCCAAGGCTCGTCGTCTGTTGGACTCTCACATCCTGAACTGGGGCTTCCTGTCCAGCAAACAGGACTACGTGAAGGTGCTGTGTCAGGCCGACGTGGTCGTCTCCACCGCCAAGCACGAGTTCTTCGGGGTTGCCAT GTTAGAGGCCGTTCACTGTGGATGTTATCCTCTGTGTCCAAAGGCTCTCGTCTATCCTGAAATCTTCccag CGGCGTACCTGTACTCGACACCTGAGCAGCTCTGTAAACGCCTTCAGGCGCTCTGCAGGAGGCCTGACATCACCCGCAGACACGTTGTCAAG GTCgacacctcctccttctcctgggcatCTCTTAAGGAGCGCTTTGAGACTCTGCTGGCGGCACACAGTCCCTGA
- the gtdc1 gene encoding tRNA-queuosine alpha-mannosyltransferase isoform X4 — MNVTSPPGVLLLEAFYGGSHKQLIDLLTENIDGCSVFTLPAKKWHWRARTAALHFSQTVPTCPSYRVLFSSSVLNLCELVALRPDLARLKKVLYFHENQLVYPVRKEQERDFQYGYNQVLSCLVADVVVFNSVFNMESFLSSISTFMKKIPDHRPKDLDLLIRPKCVVLYYPVQFPDVSRMLPDHKLVRSPGETSDNITTPQDELPWCEQGPYQSTSEPRTDQRPRCEADPENQIRPLHIVWPHRWEHDKNPELFFNTLIKLKEQRLNFHLSVLGETFTDPPEIFSKARRLLDSHILNWGFLSSKQDYVKVLCQADVVVSTAKHEFFGVAMLEAVHCGCYPLCPKALVYPEIFPAAYLYSTPEQLCKRLQALCRRPDITRRHVVKVDTSSFSWASLKERFETLLAAHSP; from the exons atGAAC GTGACCTCACCGCCCGGCGTTCTTCTTCTGGAGGCGTTTTACGGTGGCTCTCACAAACAACTGATCGACCTGCTGACGGAGAACATTGACGGCTGCTCCGTCTTCACGCTGCCGGCCAAGAAATGGCACTGGAGGGCAAGGACGGCGGCGCTGCACTTCAGCCAGACCGTCCCCACCTGCCCGTCTTACAG ggTTCTGTTCAGCAGCTCGGTCCTCAACCTGTGTGAGCTGGTGGCTCTGAGACCGGACCTGGCTCGTCTGAAGAAGGTTCTGTACTTCCATGAGAACCAGCTGGTTTATCCGGTCCGCAAAGAACAGGAGAGAGACTTCCAGTATGGATACAACCAGGTCCTCTCATG CCTGGTGGCAGATGTCGTGGTGTTTAACTCTGTCTTCAACATGGAGTCCTTCTTGTCCTCCATTTCCACCTTCATGAAGAAGATCCCAGACCACAGACCCAAAGACCTGGACCTGCTGATCCGGCCTAAGTGTGTGGTCCTATACTACCCGGTCCAGTTCCCTGATGTCAGCAG GATGCTACCTGATCACAAACTCGTCCGCAGTCCTGGAGAGACGTCAGATAACATCACTACACCCCAGGACGAGTTGCCATG GTGTGAGCAGGGTCCATATCAGTCCACCTCTGAACCCAGAACAGACCAGAGACCGCGATGTGAGGCGGACCCTGAAAACCAGATCAGACCTCTGCACATTGTGTGGCCGCACCGCTG GGAGCATGATAAGAATCCTGAGCTGTTCTTCAACACTCTGATCAAACTGAAGGAACAACGCCTCAACTTTCACCTGTCGGTGCTCGGAGAGACGTTCACTGACCCTCCAG AGATCTTCTCCAAGGCTCGTCGTCTGTTGGACTCTCACATCCTGAACTGGGGCTTCCTGTCCAGCAAACAGGACTACGTGAAGGTGCTGTGTCAGGCCGACGTGGTCGTCTCCACCGCCAAGCACGAGTTCTTCGGGGTTGCCAT GTTAGAGGCCGTTCACTGTGGATGTTATCCTCTGTGTCCAAAGGCTCTCGTCTATCCTGAAATCTTCccag CGGCGTACCTGTACTCGACACCTGAGCAGCTCTGTAAACGCCTTCAGGCGCTCTGCAGGAGGCCTGACATCACCCGCAGACACGTTGTCAAG GTCgacacctcctccttctcctgggcatCTCTTAAGGAGCGCTTTGAGACTCTGCTGGCGGCACACAGTCCCTGA
- the gtdc1 gene encoding tRNA-queuosine alpha-mannosyltransferase isoform X5 codes for MALEGKDGGAALQPDRPHLPVLQVRLRVLFSSSVLNLCELVALRPDLARLKKVLYFHENQLVYPVRKEQERDFQYGYNQVLSCLVADVVVFNSVFNMESFLSSISTFMKKIPDHRPKDLDLLIRPKCVVLYYPVQFPDVSRMLPDHKLVRSPGETSDNITTPQDELPWCEQGPYQSTSEPRTDQRPRCEADPENQIRPLHIVWPHRWEHDKNPELFFNTLIKLKEQRLNFHLSVLGETFTDPPEIFSKARRLLDSHILNWGFLSSKQDYVKVLCQADVVVSTAKHEFFGVAMLEAVHCGCYPLCPKALVYPEIFPAAYLYSTPEQLCKRLQALCRRPDITRRHVVKVDTSSFSWASLKERFETLLAAHSP; via the exons ATGGCACTGGAGGGCAAGGACGGCGGCGCTGCACTTCAGCCAGACCGTCCCCACCTGCCCGTCTTACAGGTGAGACTCAG ggTTCTGTTCAGCAGCTCGGTCCTCAACCTGTGTGAGCTGGTGGCTCTGAGACCGGACCTGGCTCGTCTGAAGAAGGTTCTGTACTTCCATGAGAACCAGCTGGTTTATCCGGTCCGCAAAGAACAGGAGAGAGACTTCCAGTATGGATACAACCAGGTCCTCTCATG CCTGGTGGCAGATGTCGTGGTGTTTAACTCTGTCTTCAACATGGAGTCCTTCTTGTCCTCCATTTCCACCTTCATGAAGAAGATCCCAGACCACAGACCCAAAGACCTGGACCTGCTGATCCGGCCTAAGTGTGTGGTCCTATACTACCCGGTCCAGTTCCCTGATGTCAGCAG GATGCTACCTGATCACAAACTCGTCCGCAGTCCTGGAGAGACGTCAGATAACATCACTACACCCCAGGACGAGTTGCCATG GTGTGAGCAGGGTCCATATCAGTCCACCTCTGAACCCAGAACAGACCAGAGACCGCGATGTGAGGCGGACCCTGAAAACCAGATCAGACCTCTGCACATTGTGTGGCCGCACCGCTG GGAGCATGATAAGAATCCTGAGCTGTTCTTCAACACTCTGATCAAACTGAAGGAACAACGCCTCAACTTTCACCTGTCGGTGCTCGGAGAGACGTTCACTGACCCTCCAG AGATCTTCTCCAAGGCTCGTCGTCTGTTGGACTCTCACATCCTGAACTGGGGCTTCCTGTCCAGCAAACAGGACTACGTGAAGGTGCTGTGTCAGGCCGACGTGGTCGTCTCCACCGCCAAGCACGAGTTCTTCGGGGTTGCCAT GTTAGAGGCCGTTCACTGTGGATGTTATCCTCTGTGTCCAAAGGCTCTCGTCTATCCTGAAATCTTCccag CGGCGTACCTGTACTCGACACCTGAGCAGCTCTGTAAACGCCTTCAGGCGCTCTGCAGGAGGCCTGACATCACCCGCAGACACGTTGTCAAG GTCgacacctcctccttctcctgggcatCTCTTAAGGAGCGCTTTGAGACTCTGCTGGCGGCACACAGTCCCTGA